A DNA window from Castanea sativa cultivar Marrone di Chiusa Pesio chromosome 7, ASM4071231v1 contains the following coding sequences:
- the LOC142642936 gene encoding oligopeptide transporter 4-like isoform X2 codes for MWWPATLVQVSLFRALHENEKRRMSRAKFFLIALVCSFSWYLVPGYLFSTLTSISWVCWVFSKSVTAQQIGSGMRGLGLGALTLDWSAVASFLFSPLISPFFSIVNVFAGYFFIVYIAIPIGYWGLDLYGARRFPIFSSHLFTAQGQAYNISAIVNDKFELNLSNYEEQGRIHLSMLFSLTYGFGFATIASTLTHVALFYGREIYERYRASYTGKEDIHTKLMKRYKDIPSWWFYVLLGVTMAVSLALCIFLNNQVQMPWWGLLFAAAMAFTFTLPISIITATTNQTPGLNIITEYAMGLIYPGRPIANVCFKTFGYMSMAQAVSFLSDFKLGHYMKIPPRSMFLVQFIGTILAGTINLAVAWWLLTSITNICQDELLPADSPWTCPGDRVFFDASVIWGLVGPRRIFGPLGNYEAMNWFFLGGAIGPVIVWLLHKSFPKQSWIPLINLPVLLGATGMMPPATPVNYNAWIIVGTIFNFFIFRYRKQWWQRYNYILSAALDAGVAFMGVLLYFSVGMEGKGLTWWGTDGEHCPLATCPTAKGIVVDGCPLN; via the exons ATGTGGTGGCCTGCTACTCTTGTTCAAGTTTCACTTTTCCG GGCTTTGCATGAAAATGAAAAGCGGCGCATGTCACGAGCAAAGTTCTTCTTAATTGCACTAGTTTGCAGCTTCTCATGGTATCTGGTCCCAGGGTACCTCTTCTCAACACTCACAAGCATATCATGGGTCTGCTGGGTATTCTCCAAGTCAGTCACAGCCCAGCAGATAGGTTCAGGCATGAGAGGCCTTGGACTTGGAGCCCTAACACTTGACTGGTCTGCTGTGGCATCTTTCTTATTTAGCCCCCTCATCAGCCCTTTCTTTTCTATTGTCAACGTTTTTGCTGGCTACTTCTTTATAGTCTATATTGCAATCCCTATAGGATACTGGGGGTTAGACTTGTACGGTGCAAGGAGATTCCctattttttcatcacacctgTTTACAGCCCAAGGTCAAGCCTACAACATATCAGCTATTGTAAATGACAAGTTTGAGTTAAATCTATCCAACTATGAGGAGCAAGGACGGATTCATTTAAGCATGCTTTTTTCTCTCACTTATGGCTTTGGATTTGCCACAATTGCATCCACGCTCACACATGTGGCCCTATTCTACGGCAG GGAAATCTATGAGAGGTATCGTGCTTCTTATACGGGCAAGGAGGATATCCATACCAAATTGATGAAGAGATACAAGGACATACCTTCCTGGTGGTTTTACGTGTTGCTTGGTGTGACAATGGCAGTTTCCCTTGCACTctgcatatttttaaataatcaagTTCAAATGCCATGGTGGGGACTTCTCTTTGCTGCAGCTATGGCCTTTACTTTTACTCTTCCAATCAGCATTATAACTGCCACAACAAACCAG ACACCAGGGCTAAATATTATCACAGAGTATGCAATGGGTTTGATATACCCGGGAAGACCAATAGCCAATGTGTGCTTCAAAACCTTTGGTTATATGAGCATGGCTCAAGCTGTCTCCTTCCTCAGTGACTTCAAGTTAGGACATTACATGAAGATTCCCCCAAGATCAATGTTCCTAGTTCAG TTCATCGGAACAATTCTGGCTGGAACCATCAATCTTGCAGTGGCATGGTGGTTGCTGACCTCTATTACGAATATATGCCAGGATGAACTTCTTCCCGCTGACAGTCCCTGGACATGCCCTGGGGACCGAGTCTTCTTTGATGCATCTGTTATTTGGGGTCTAGTAGGACCGAGACGTATCTTTGGACCTCTTGGAAACTATGAGGCAATGAATTGGTTCTTCCTTGGAGGTGCAATAGGGCCAGTGATTGTTTGGCTATTGCATAAATCATTCCCCAAGCAATCTTGGATTCCCCTGATCAACCTTCCAGTCCTTCTGGGAGCAACAGGAATGATGCCGCCAGCAACACCAGTGAACTACAATGCATGGATTATTGTAggaacaattttcaattttttcatctttcGTTACCGAAAGCAATGGTGGCAGAGGTACAATTACATTCTTTCAGCAGCACTGGATGCTGGAGTAGCTTTCATGGGAGTGCTATTGTATTTTTCAGTGGGCATGGAAGGGAAAGGTTTGACTTGGTGGGGTACCGATGGTGAACATTGTCCATTGGCAACATGTCCAACAGCCAAGGGCATAGTGGTTGATGGTTGTCCATTGAACTGA
- the LOC142642936 gene encoding oligopeptide transporter 4-like isoform X1 — protein sequence MDTLNIQTPYPNTNSNSTKPTDPEKDISFIDEDEELCPIEEVRLTVANTDDPSLPIWTFRMWFLGLISCALLSFLNQFFAYRTEPLVITQITVQVATLPIGRFMASVLPKTKFQIPGFGSRSFSLNPGPFNMKEHVLISIFANAGSAFGSGAAYAVGIVNIIKAFYHRNISFFAAWLLIITTQVLGYGWAGLLRKYVVEPAHMWWPATLVQVSLFRALHENEKRRMSRAKFFLIALVCSFSWYLVPGYLFSTLTSISWVCWVFSKSVTAQQIGSGMRGLGLGALTLDWSAVASFLFSPLISPFFSIVNVFAGYFFIVYIAIPIGYWGLDLYGARRFPIFSSHLFTAQGQAYNISAIVNDKFELNLSNYEEQGRIHLSMLFSLTYGFGFATIASTLTHVALFYGREIYERYRASYTGKEDIHTKLMKRYKDIPSWWFYVLLGVTMAVSLALCIFLNNQVQMPWWGLLFAAAMAFTFTLPISIITATTNQTPGLNIITEYAMGLIYPGRPIANVCFKTFGYMSMAQAVSFLSDFKLGHYMKIPPRSMFLVQFIGTILAGTINLAVAWWLLTSITNICQDELLPADSPWTCPGDRVFFDASVIWGLVGPRRIFGPLGNYEAMNWFFLGGAIGPVIVWLLHKSFPKQSWIPLINLPVLLGATGMMPPATPVNYNAWIIVGTIFNFFIFRYRKQWWQRYNYILSAALDAGVAFMGVLLYFSVGMEGKGLTWWGTDGEHCPLATCPTAKGIVVDGCPLN from the exons ATGGATACACTAAACATACAAACACCATACCCCAACACCAACTCCAACTCCACCAAACCCACAGACCCAGAAAAAGACATCTCCTTCATTGACGAAGATGAGGAGCTCTGTCCCATTGAAGAAGTCAGGCTAACAGTGGCTAACACAGACGACCCTTCTCTCCCCATATGGACTTTCAGGATGTGGTTCTTGGGTCTAATCTCATGTGCTCTTCTTTCCTTCCTCAACCAGTTCTTTGCCTACCGTACTGAGCCTCTTGTCATTACCCAAATCACCGTTCAAGTCGCCACCCTCCCTATCGGTCGCTTCATGGCTTCTGTTCTTCCCAAGACCAAGTTTCAGATACCTGGGTTTGGATCCAGGAGCTTCTCGTTGAACCCTGGTCCGTTTAACATGAAGGAGCACGTACTCATTTCCATCTTTGCTAATGCTGGGAGTGCATTCGGATCTGGCGCAGCATATGCTGTTGGTATTGTCAATATTATCAAAGCCTTCTACCACAGGAATATCTCGTTTTTTGCTGCTTGGCTTCTTATTATCACTACTCAG GTATTAGGATATGGTTGGGCTGGACTATTACGGAAGTACGTGGTGGAGCCGGCACATATGTGGTGGCCTGCTACTCTTGTTCAAGTTTCACTTTTCCG GGCTTTGCATGAAAATGAAAAGCGGCGCATGTCACGAGCAAAGTTCTTCTTAATTGCACTAGTTTGCAGCTTCTCATGGTATCTGGTCCCAGGGTACCTCTTCTCAACACTCACAAGCATATCATGGGTCTGCTGGGTATTCTCCAAGTCAGTCACAGCCCAGCAGATAGGTTCAGGCATGAGAGGCCTTGGACTTGGAGCCCTAACACTTGACTGGTCTGCTGTGGCATCTTTCTTATTTAGCCCCCTCATCAGCCCTTTCTTTTCTATTGTCAACGTTTTTGCTGGCTACTTCTTTATAGTCTATATTGCAATCCCTATAGGATACTGGGGGTTAGACTTGTACGGTGCAAGGAGATTCCctattttttcatcacacctgTTTACAGCCCAAGGTCAAGCCTACAACATATCAGCTATTGTAAATGACAAGTTTGAGTTAAATCTATCCAACTATGAGGAGCAAGGACGGATTCATTTAAGCATGCTTTTTTCTCTCACTTATGGCTTTGGATTTGCCACAATTGCATCCACGCTCACACATGTGGCCCTATTCTACGGCAG GGAAATCTATGAGAGGTATCGTGCTTCTTATACGGGCAAGGAGGATATCCATACCAAATTGATGAAGAGATACAAGGACATACCTTCCTGGTGGTTTTACGTGTTGCTTGGTGTGACAATGGCAGTTTCCCTTGCACTctgcatatttttaaataatcaagTTCAAATGCCATGGTGGGGACTTCTCTTTGCTGCAGCTATGGCCTTTACTTTTACTCTTCCAATCAGCATTATAACTGCCACAACAAACCAG ACACCAGGGCTAAATATTATCACAGAGTATGCAATGGGTTTGATATACCCGGGAAGACCAATAGCCAATGTGTGCTTCAAAACCTTTGGTTATATGAGCATGGCTCAAGCTGTCTCCTTCCTCAGTGACTTCAAGTTAGGACATTACATGAAGATTCCCCCAAGATCAATGTTCCTAGTTCAG TTCATCGGAACAATTCTGGCTGGAACCATCAATCTTGCAGTGGCATGGTGGTTGCTGACCTCTATTACGAATATATGCCAGGATGAACTTCTTCCCGCTGACAGTCCCTGGACATGCCCTGGGGACCGAGTCTTCTTTGATGCATCTGTTATTTGGGGTCTAGTAGGACCGAGACGTATCTTTGGACCTCTTGGAAACTATGAGGCAATGAATTGGTTCTTCCTTGGAGGTGCAATAGGGCCAGTGATTGTTTGGCTATTGCATAAATCATTCCCCAAGCAATCTTGGATTCCCCTGATCAACCTTCCAGTCCTTCTGGGAGCAACAGGAATGATGCCGCCAGCAACACCAGTGAACTACAATGCATGGATTATTGTAggaacaattttcaattttttcatctttcGTTACCGAAAGCAATGGTGGCAGAGGTACAATTACATTCTTTCAGCAGCACTGGATGCTGGAGTAGCTTTCATGGGAGTGCTATTGTATTTTTCAGTGGGCATGGAAGGGAAAGGTTTGACTTGGTGGGGTACCGATGGTGAACATTGTCCATTGGCAACATGTCCAACAGCCAAGGGCATAGTGGTTGATGGTTGTCCATTGAACTGA